DNA from Artemia franciscana unplaced genomic scaffold, ASM3288406v1 Scaffold_592, whole genome shotgun sequence:
taaatcccgaccggatccagcgtcattgggggggggggcggaaatcttggaaaacacttaaagcggagagattaggatgaaacttggtgagaggaataaaaatatttcgaagttacatgactgaaataaccggactggttccgccctctttggtggaattgggggcggagagggagtaatttggaaaaaatgaggaatttttaacttacgagctggtgatcggatcttaatgaaattttatatttagaaggatcttgtgctttagagctcttattttaaatcctgaccagatccggtgacattggggggagttggagggtaagttggaattcttggaaaacgtgaaaattgaggttacATAGTTGTGCATATGTACATGAACACATGTTTCAAACTTCTTTTCCTAGGGAAAATCTTTTACCAACCCtcattgttttcagttttttcttctcaaaacTATAATTGCAACTCTTTATTCACATAGAACCAATACTTTGAATAATTCAgaactaataataatgaaaatgaataatttagAAAACTAGGAGGGTGCTTTTGCCTTTAGTGGGTGCTGTAAAACTTTAGAAGTCTTCTTCAACACGCCAGCTGTTTCTCTTCTCATTGACAGTAATAATGACAAAACtaattataataacaataatacattgacaaaactaataataatgaaaatgaacaaTTTAGAAAACTAGGAGGGTGCTTTTGCCTTTAGTGGGTGCTGTAAAACTGTAGAAGTCTTCTTCAACACGCCAGCTGTTTCCCTTCTCATTGACAAGTTGATTACATCAATAAGTGTAACtgtaattagtttttagttataattgttatttttcccttcctttttttcttttgttttgtctaCCAGAGTGAACGTGAAACATCAACGTTGCCAACacatgttttaaaattttaaaaatgggtGCAAATATTACAAGTACATGtaccaaaagaagaagaaaacgaaaaaaaaagggCTGTTTTATCCAGATAGTATTCCATTATTTTTCGTTGTATCAGAACACAGTATCATTTTCTGCTGTTACATCCTTTCTTGTGGTCACAAAGTTAGTATTTTCGCTGGATTTGAATTTGTGTTCAATTTGTATtgtaaattcattaaaatacaACAGGTATTTTATAACACAGGATTAATACAACAGGTATTAATCTTTGCTTAAAATAAGAGGTGGTGAGTGTCACCTCTACATTTGATGTGTTTATATTGTCCAAATCCCTATTAAGTTAGAATTTGAGAGGGCAAATTGGTCACAGCAATgaattttttacaagttttgtTCAAATTACGAAGTGGTAGATTTTGCCATTTCATTGATTTCAAACACAGTCTATACGTATCTGGACTTAAGATCTAGAATTTTTAGAGCCATTTGTCATTTAAGGAGTGGCCAGAACCCGATTATACTTGCctaaactttatttaaaaacgaagatttttggtattttgactTCCCGCAAATAATTATCGTTTAGGTGATCTTTTTTTCCGGCGAAAATATGTATGaagtcaaaattcaaaaatttaatccTTCTTTTTTGTCCACTGCTCACAGTTGTActtaagtttttctttctttgaattttttgtcgATGTAATGGTGTTATGTGCtaggaaaaatttcaattttttaaaatttaatatacagAGTTGTGCTAAtgaatttttctaattcatTTTCTCTATCGAAATATAAATATTGTGATAATTTCTTGAGCCAGTACGTATACTCTTCAACAGATCGTGCCTATTTATAGGGTGGGGTGACACTTCCCCAAAAATGATATAAGACACTCTACCTCCTAGTAAAACCTCgtcattttttgttattttgagcCCCCCCCCTTTCAGGAGAAATATCATTCTCCCACCTCAAATTTTGGTTATGAGTACCTATGTCACTGTTTGCCTACTATATCCATTCCTCTTGTGAAGTCCTAGTTTCAGTTATATTATCCATAAgctttatatatgtatattgttttgttatccatatatctatatatatataaaaataagttgtctgtctgtggatggatggatggatcaggtgacgtcacctgaaaaaactggattaggtgacgtcaaaactgaaaaaactaaaaaaaggcaaaaactacaaaaaaaactaaaaactaataaaaaaaataaaaaagctaaaaaactaaaaaaaaactataaaggtaaaaaccaataaaaaactaaaaaaaaaactgaaaaaactaaaaaaaggcaaaaactacaaaaaaaaactaaaaactaataaaaaaagtaaaaaagctaaaaaactaaaaaaactaaaaaaaggtaaaaaactaaaaaaaataaaaaataaaaaaaactaaaaaaaggaaaaaactgaaaaataagctaaaataaaggtaaaaaccaataaaaaactaaaaaaaaaggaaaaaactaataaatgacgacactcaaagagaaagcgaccaggacaaaaggaatgttcgattagcaatcaacaaagcaccgggacacagggagtataaatgacgaccaggacataagtaaaaaaaaaaaaaaactatctatatatataaaaataagttgtctgtggatctgtggatcgtggatcaggtgacgtcacctgaaaaaactggatcaggtgacgtcaaaactgaaaaaactaaaaaaaggcaaaaactacaaaaaaaaactaaaaactaataaaaaaaataaaaaagctaaaaaactaaaaaaactaaaaaaaggcaaaaactacaaaaaaaactaaaaactaataaaaaagctaaaaaactaaaaaaactaaaaaaaaggcaaaaactacaaaaaaactaaaaactaataaaaaaaataaaaaagctaaaaaactaaaaaaactaaaaaaactaaaaaaaggtaaaaaactaaaaaaactaaaaactaaaaaaaaactaaaaaaggtaaaaactaaaagaactaaaaaagaaaaaaataaatgacgacactcaaagagaaagcgaccaggacaaaaggaatgttcgattagcaatcaacaaagcaccgggacacagggagtataaatgacgaccaggacacaagtaaaaaaaaaattaacaaaactaaaaagaaggtaaaaactacaaaaaaactaaaaagaaaaaaaaaactaaaaactaataaaaaaactaaaaaatctaaataaactaaaaaagaaaaaaaaaggaaaaaaataaaggagaaaaacaaaactaaaaaacgaatgtatatacagaccggtacaccgggatacaaatgacgaccgggacacagggaatataaataacgactgggacacagggacacaactacaacggggacaccgggggaaacagggggatataaatgacgaccgggacaaaaaaactaaaaagaaaaaaaaaactaaaaactaataaaaaaaactaaaaaatctaaaaatctaaataagctaaaaaagaaaaaaaaggaaaaaaataaaggagaaaaacaaaactaaaaaacgaatgtatatacagaccgggacaccgggatacaaatgacgaccgggacccgggacacagggaatataaatgacgaccgggacacagggacacaactacaacggggacaccgggggaaacagggggatgtaaatgacgaccgggacaccgggacagggaatggtcgattagcaatcaccatcaacaaagctcaagggcaatcattagaatcatgaggtatagatctgaatacagattgttttcccatggaccattatatgttgcatgttcaagagtcggtaaacctgacaatctatttatatgcaaagacaatgggacagcaaagaatgttgtatattcgcaagttttacgtagttaaaaccatatatatatatctatctatattcacaggtgggacatagggacacaactacaatggcgcgtaactattatggcgcgtaacgacttacgcgcgcgggggggcttggggggggcgcgaagcgcccccaccaactaggtgttggggtggcgcgaagcgccaccccaacagctagttatattatattattcatTCAGattttattgtattgtattaTGAATTTCTAGAGTGAATGTAACATACATCGACCGATCTGGGAAGCGAATTCCAATTTGTGGCAAAGTTGGTGATAATGCAATGTACCTGGCGCATCGATATGGCATAGAAATAGAGGGCGCATGTGAGGCGTCACTGGCTTGCTGTACTTGCCATGTGTACGTCGATGAAGAATCGTATGACAAGATACCTCCCCCAACCGATAAAGAAGAAGATATGTTAGACATGGCACCTTTATTAAAGCCCAATTCAAGGCTAAGTAGGTAGATCTATTAGTAAAACTGTATAGTAggcttattaaaattaaatttacatatTGCCATTACCAGCTTTTTCTTTTAGCGATAGCTGAGAATCAATTCTGTCTTTTCGTTTATTGAAGAATTTGACGAcctataaaaataattgtttctagATTAGTTAGTATTAATCGCCGAAATCCTTTGATGTCAGAAAAGATTAGATCATGTCCCATAACTCGCGTATTATTTTATctatgtaaagagcaaagtatagAGTACAGGACACCTTAACCTAGTTCAGTACCGCATATAAACGTTAGTTCGTATAAGCGCCCTCCACTTTCCCCACCACCATCACTGTTTTTAcacttttctttgtaaaataGGTTACCAAAGGCTGATTTTatgtgtcaaattttaaactaaatctttATTAGATGAAGATGAGCTATTTTCTTGTATTGGAGATAATGCGTAAATCTTATTTACAAATCGCTGTCGTAAAAATTAGGGACTAATCTAAATTCATCTGTGAATGGTGCATATCTTGTCTGTGTTATTTGGATAGAGGATTTGTGCTAGTTAAGCATTCAGATGGCTctgtgagcaaaataaatatctaatatataaaaattgagCCCCATTTCAGGTTATACCCTGAAATACCATTTCAGGGTATTATTACCATAGTTCATCCGGAGAACTGGACAATCCTTATTGCAGGGTGCTACGATTGCTTCTGCTGCAGAAATGCTAGCACCTTCAAGTTGAAAAACTCTTGATTTTACAGGATAGCAAAAAAAAGCTGACTTTTCTATGACGTTACAACAAAGTTATGACGTCAGCTTATAATACTATGAAGCCAGAAAGTGTTCTAGAAACTAGCCGGCTGTAGTAAttcaaaatgtaatttgaaaattacagataaataattaaaaactcaCTAAGCCTGGATGATATTTCTTGCACATTCTTCTATTTCTCATACGTCTAGAAAAATCTTCGAATCACCAACTCTTCACTTCTTTTTTCCAAACTGGGATTAGGGTATTAACAAAAAGCCACTAAAAATAGCTTTTAGGCTGTTTTCCCAGATAATAAAGATTGTGTAGGGCTTTAGCTATGtagcctagtttttttttctattgataaAGGTTTCAAGACGTGAAGACAAAGCGTTATGGCTTCTATTggtttctatatttatttttttagtgtctTTAGTTAGGTCTTGCTCATTATTtatgtgttgttttttattgcggtctaagaaattattctaAGAATTCCGGTGTTTTTAAAATGAAGGTTCTTTTAGCCCCTCGCTGTACTTTCAGCCCTTTCAAAAAGGCTGTCATCCTTGAGTACATTTGTGATAacgaaaaaaaggagacaaaacatgttaaaacaaatttgaaaaacctAAAACGTCGAAGTGCGAGTGTTTTAAGAACCAAATAAGATATATTGaattaatttaaacttaaactaGCTGAGAAAACTTGCAGTGGCTAGGGAGgcaggaaaaa
Protein-coding regions in this window:
- the LOC136043430 gene encoding ferredoxin-2, mitochondrial-like isoform X3 — translated: MCYCNFIGCHSWFKIGIISIRFNLLFSLGPRLKDKSNVTLQGGEYEMKNPESEEDKVNVTYIDRSGKRIPICGKVGDNAMYLAHRYGIEIEGACEASLACCTCHVYVDEESYDKIPPPTDKEEDMLDMAPLLKPNSRLSRLSNNIEQRFGRHRNGGA
- the LOC136043430 gene encoding ferredoxin-2, mitochondrial-like isoform X2; this encodes MILIPSLQRQSRALIKKYVKRKFSASLALQGGEYEMKNPESEEDKVNVTYIDRSGKRIPICGKVGDNAMYLAHRYGIEIEGACEASLACCTCHVYVDEESYDKIPPPTDKEEDMLDMAPLLKPNSRLSCQIILNKDLEGIEMVVPKVTRNFYVDGHVPKPH